From a region of the Triticum aestivum cultivar Chinese Spring chromosome 7D, IWGSC CS RefSeq v2.1, whole genome shotgun sequence genome:
- the LOC123167797 gene encoding syntaxin-43 produces MATRNRTPLFRKYRDALRHVRAPAGAPSASSSSSSPGGGPAVVEMASLLRPDRNYAPLSTDDPSASSSRGAATVGLPPAWVDVSEEISANMQRAKTKMAELAKAHAKALMPSFGDGRDDQRAIEILTHEITDLLKRSEKKLQKLSMKDSSEDSNVRKNVQRSLATDLQTLSMEFRKKQSTYLKQLRQQKEGQDGVDLEMNMNGSKSTFELEDDEFEDVGFTEVQMSKLKKSEAFTREREREIEQVAQSVNELAQIMKDLSVLVIDQGTIVDRIDYNVQNVAASVEEGYKQLQKAERTQKKGGMVMCATVLVILIFILIILLVLKKILF; encoded by the exons ATGGCGACGCGGAACCGGACGCCGCTCTTCCGCAAGTACCGCGACGCGCTGCGCCACGTCCGCGCGCCGGCCGGGGcgccctccgcctcctcctcctcctcctcccccggcgGCGGGCCGGCGGTGGTCGAGATGGCCTCGCTGCTGCGGCCCGACCGCAACTACGCGCCCCTCAGCACCGACGACCCCTCCGCCTCCTCCAG TAGAGGCGCGGCGACGGTTGGGCTGCCCCCGGCCTGGGTGGATGTCTCCGAAGAGATATCTGCGAACATGCAGCGGGCAAAGACGAAGATGGCTGAGCTGGCTAAGGCGCACGCCAAGGCCTTGATGCCGTCCTTCGGCGATGGCAGAGATGATCAGCGAGCAATTGAGATTCTCACGCATGAGATAACTGACCTGCTGAAGAGGTCAGAAAAGAAGCTGCAGAAGCTGTCCATGAAAGACTCCTCAGAAGATTCGAATGTCAGAAAGAATGTCCAG CGTTCCCTTGCTACAGACCTGCAAACTCTTTCGATGGAGTTCAGGAAAAAGCAGTCAACTTATTTGAAGCAGCTTCGCCAACAGAAAGAG GGGCAAGATGGTGTTGATTTAGAAATGAATATGAATGGGTCTAAGTCGACGTTTGAACTTGAAGATGATGAATTTGAGGATGTG GGTTTCACTGAGGTTCAGATGTCAAAACTTAAGAAAAGCGAAGCGTTCACTAGAGAAAGGGAGAGAGAAATCGAACAG GTTGCCCAATCAGTCAATGAGCTTGCACAGATCATGAAGGATCTTTCAGTTCTTGTGATTGATCAG GGAACAATTGTTGATCGGATAGACTACAATGTACAGAATGTTGCGGCCTCAGTCGAAGAGGGCTATAAACAGTTGCAAAAG GCTGAGAGGACGCAGAAGAAAGGGGGCATGGTGATGTGTGCCACTGTCCTGGTCATTCTTATCTTCATCCTGATAATCCTCCTGGTTTTGAAGAAGATCCTTTTCTGA